One part of the Zymomonas mobilis subsp. pomaceae ATCC 29192 genome encodes these proteins:
- a CDS encoding penicillin-binding protein 1A yields MSKSLMPEEGLNIKSRRLGDASFKRGTRRKILKSLFVFFIMGCSLGSFLFWHYFLKDLPSVEVLADYHLPMPAVVRDINGMPFGRFMREHREKLGYEDFPPVVIQAFLAAEDKTFFSHHGIDAPAFLKAVYEYFTKMGTGERAHGGSTITQQVAKNILVGDEYSPTRKVKEGILAFRIEHLLTKRQILEIYLNQIFLGRNAYGVSAAAKAYFGKNLKDLTLPEAAFLAILPKAPANYIPERHAERALGRRAYVLQQMQANGYITAYQRDEANRTPLRVIEHHIEAKPPSKGGYFLEEIRRELISRFGETAEESDNNVYSGGLWIRSSFDPEIQESAETALRDGFVRFERDQGWSGRVGTIDPGEGWQERLILANVGTGYADWQAVAVLERENGRAKIGFNDGSEDYLYPWAATIPRHDTVIPAWRFLHAGDIIIVKKIDNFWVLRSLPKVSGGMVVENPHNGRILAMQGGFDSKNGDFNRATQAERQPGSTFKPFVYAAALDHGMTPASIIVDGPFCVYQSARLGMKCFRNFSGGYSGPQTMRWGVEQSRNLMTVRAAAQTGMVHVVKMAENAGINPPGHPYPPVLGIALGAGNTTVMRLTNGYSMIANQGRRLQPTLIDYVQDRNGKVIFKSDNRPCPNCNMSEWDGSPMPRPKALSEQAINPVTAYQMLHILEGVVQRGTAAILRDLGRPMFGKTGTSTGPTNVWFVGGSADMVAGLYVGYDRPHSMGHSAQGGTVAAPIFKQFAQKTMANMPVRPFPIAPNVHMVKIDRYSGLRIYGSPPFNPEDPMSPIIWEAFKADNEPKRSFYRSAVMAPAPSANNSSSAAPVTSLSTDHAVTPPENGILPSSPAVQKPNDSGSLQK; encoded by the coding sequence ATGTCTAAATCCCTTATGCCAGAGGAGGGGTTAAACATAAAAAGCCGAAGATTGGGGGATGCGTCTTTTAAACGGGGCACTCGGCGTAAAATACTGAAGTCTCTTTTTGTCTTTTTCATTATGGGATGTTCTCTGGGTAGCTTTCTGTTCTGGCATTATTTTTTGAAAGATCTACCCTCTGTCGAGGTGTTAGCAGATTACCATTTACCGATGCCCGCCGTCGTCCGTGATATAAATGGTATGCCCTTTGGGCGGTTCATGCGAGAGCATCGAGAAAAATTAGGCTACGAAGATTTTCCGCCCGTTGTTATTCAGGCCTTTTTAGCGGCAGAAGATAAAACTTTTTTTTCCCATCATGGTATTGATGCTCCCGCTTTTCTAAAAGCGGTTTACGAATATTTTACCAAAATGGGAACGGGTGAACGGGCACATGGCGGTTCTACCATTACCCAACAGGTCGCCAAAAATATTCTGGTCGGTGACGAATATTCCCCTACCCGTAAGGTAAAAGAGGGTATTCTTGCCTTTCGTATCGAGCATCTATTAACGAAACGCCAAATTCTTGAAATATACCTCAATCAGATTTTTTTAGGGCGTAATGCCTATGGCGTTAGTGCTGCTGCGAAAGCGTATTTTGGGAAAAATCTAAAGGATTTAACGCTGCCTGAGGCGGCTTTCCTCGCTATTTTACCCAAAGCCCCCGCGAATTATATTCCAGAAAGACATGCCGAACGGGCATTGGGGCGACGGGCTTATGTTTTACAACAAATGCAGGCCAATGGCTACATTACAGCTTATCAACGTGATGAAGCTAATCGGACACCGTTAAGGGTGATCGAACATCATATTGAAGCAAAACCCCCTTCTAAGGGGGGCTATTTTCTGGAAGAAATCCGCCGTGAACTTATCAGCCGTTTTGGAGAAACGGCAGAAGAGAGTGATAATAACGTTTATTCTGGTGGCCTTTGGATAAGAAGTTCTTTTGATCCCGAGATTCAGGAATCTGCTGAAACAGCTTTACGGGATGGATTTGTGCGTTTTGAACGTGATCAGGGATGGAGCGGGCGTGTCGGGACCATTGATCCGGGGGAAGGATGGCAAGAACGCTTGATTTTGGCCAACGTCGGCACAGGCTATGCTGATTGGCAGGCTGTGGCCGTGCTAGAAAGGGAAAATGGTCGGGCTAAAATCGGCTTTAATGACGGTAGCGAAGATTACCTTTACCCTTGGGCGGCGACAATACCCCGTCATGATACCGTTATTCCTGCTTGGCGTTTTTTACATGCCGGCGATATTATTATCGTAAAAAAGATTGATAATTTTTGGGTTTTAAGAAGTCTGCCGAAAGTTTCCGGCGGTATGGTCGTCGAAAATCCGCATAATGGCCGGATATTGGCAATGCAAGGCGGCTTTGATTCTAAGAATGGAGACTTTAATCGAGCTACGCAAGCAGAACGTCAGCCCGGTTCAACTTTTAAACCCTTTGTTTATGCGGCGGCTTTGGATCATGGCATGACCCCTGCCTCTATTATTGTGGATGGTCCTTTTTGTGTGTATCAGTCTGCCCGTTTAGGCATGAAATGCTTTCGTAACTTTTCTGGGGGATATTCCGGCCCGCAGACTATGCGTTGGGGGGTGGAGCAGTCCCGAAATTTGATGACTGTTCGTGCGGCAGCGCAAACAGGCATGGTTCATGTTGTAAAAATGGCTGAAAACGCTGGCATTAATCCCCCGGGACATCCTTATCCGCCGGTTTTGGGTATCGCATTAGGCGCTGGGAATACTACGGTTATGCGCTTGACCAATGGTTATTCGATGATTGCTAATCAGGGGCGGCGGCTTCAACCTACCTTGATTGATTATGTGCAAGATCGAAATGGTAAGGTTATTTTTAAGTCAGATAATCGCCCTTGTCCCAACTGTAATATGTCAGAATGGGACGGAAGCCCGATGCCCCGTCCCAAAGCCTTATCAGAACAAGCGATCAATCCGGTTACGGCTTATCAGATGTTGCATATTCTGGAAGGTGTTGTTCAGCGCGGAACTGCCGCTATTCTCCGCGATTTAGGCCGACCTATGTTTGGCAAAACGGGTACCTCTACAGGCCCGACCAATGTTTGGTTTGTCGGTGGTTCGGCGGATATGGTTGCAGGGCTTTATGTGGGTTATGATCGTCCTCATTCCATGGGGCATAGTGCCCAAGGCGGCACGGTAGCTGCACCTATTTTTAAACAATTCGCTCAAAAAACTATGGCGAATATGCCCGTTCGACCTTTTCCTATTGCGCCGAACGTCCATATGGTGAAAATTGATCGCTATTCTGGATTGCGGATTTATGGTTCACCCCCGTTTAATCCTGAAGATCCGATGAGTCCGATTATCTGGGAAGCGTTTAAGGCAGATAATGAACCTAAGCGTAGTTTTTATCGTTCGGCTGTGATGGCCCCAGCGCCCAGCGCCAATAATTCATCTTCTGCTGCTCCGGTCACTTCACTCTCAACCGATCATGCTGTAACACCGCCTGAAAATGGGATACTGCCTTCTTCACCCGCCGTCCAAAAACCAAATGACAGTGGTAGCTTGCAGAAGTAA
- a CDS encoding N-acetylmuramoyl-L-alanine amidase family protein, giving the protein MLLAKGTTTSQAVRIPLAHAVTSDKISPKIYKGRVSGRPLVVIDPGHGGHDPGSSSRDGRLHEKNVTLAIALAVRNALRESGRVSVVLTREDDHFLPLVSRREMSRRMKADLFISIHADSAPSGNPHGATIYTLSEIASDKIAANLAARENQADLSGITDIQTQNNDVKSILYDLTRRETMNASVSFASLLQRELQGRIPFRSHYHRFAGFVVLKAPDVPSVLIETGYISNPDEAAQLFSRSYRQAIASGIRRAVEIYFARRLAHLAESSNFEKPKSERKSSTRSLDSVLKNLNKHNE; this is encoded by the coding sequence TTGCTGCTTGCAAAAGGGACAACGACGTCTCAAGCGGTTAGAATTCCCCTTGCCCATGCCGTAACCTCTGACAAAATATCGCCTAAAATTTATAAGGGACGGGTATCAGGAAGACCCTTGGTCGTTATTGATCCCGGTCACGGGGGGCACGATCCCGGTTCTTCGTCACGGGATGGTCGGCTTCATGAAAAAAATGTTACGCTCGCCATTGCGCTTGCAGTTCGGAATGCCTTACGGGAATCGGGGCGTGTAAGCGTTGTTCTGACCCGTGAAGACGATCATTTTTTACCTTTGGTTAGTCGTCGGGAAATGAGTCGTCGCATGAAGGCCGATTTATTTATCTCGATCCATGCGGACAGTGCACCTTCGGGTAATCCACACGGGGCGACCATTTATACTTTATCCGAAATTGCGTCAGATAAGATTGCCGCTAATCTGGCAGCCAGAGAAAATCAGGCCGATCTGTCCGGTATTACGGATATTCAGACCCAGAATAATGATGTCAAATCTATCCTTTATGATTTGACTCGCCGTGAAACCATGAATGCTTCTGTGTCTTTTGCGTCGCTTCTGCAAAGAGAATTACAAGGTCGCATCCCGTTTCGTAGTCATTATCATCGCTTTGCGGGCTTTGTCGTTTTAAAAGCACCTGATGTGCCTTCTGTACTTATTGAAACCGGCTATATTTCTAACCCTGATGAGGCGGCGCAGCTTTTTTCTCGTTCTTACCGGCAGGCTATCGCCAGTGGTATCAGACGTGCCGTTGAAATTTATTTTGCACGTCGTTTGGCGCATCTGGCAGAATCTTCAAATTTTGAAAAGCCTAAGTCTGAGCGTAAATCATCAACAAGGAGTCTTGATTCGGTATTAAAAAACTTAAATAAACATAATGAATAA
- a CDS encoding M48 family metalloprotease — translation MIRRFWLLISSLLISLMILHSAAFAQEILQDAETDALLKKALSPLVAATGLRTGDVKILIVNDPEINAFVAGGQMVFINSGTLMVADNVNQIQGVVAHELGHVTAGHVVNSTGISEASKIGLAAMILQVVLVPLSALVPVAGPLGMMLGGIGSQVAVQHYLAYTRTQEASADAAAVKFLRKSDISGRGILEFFNKIRREEHRLMSSDSDGSFASDHPMTADREMMLKGDLENLPAWNRPIDPDLQQQFLRVRAKLIGYISDPHQVLKDYPDDPHNIPDLYARAYAWHRLSYFDKSMDEVQKLLTLKPKDPYFLEIKGQILLESGHPDEALAPLREATALSQSPLIAASFGHALMATENPAHYAEAKHVLTVAVDHEEDNPLAWFVLGTIYDREGDVAHANLATAERYSLSGQTTLAMDAADMALKGLDPNTADWRRANDIAITARHALERKKK, via the coding sequence ATGATACGCCGCTTTTGGCTTTTGATCTCTTCTTTGCTTATCAGCCTGATGATCCTGCATTCGGCGGCCTTTGCGCAGGAAATACTGCAAGATGCAGAAACGGATGCGCTTTTAAAAAAGGCACTTTCACCGCTAGTAGCCGCTACCGGATTAAGGACAGGGGATGTTAAAATCCTGATTGTCAATGATCCAGAAATCAACGCCTTTGTAGCCGGTGGCCAAATGGTCTTTATTAATTCTGGAACCCTTATGGTGGCGGATAATGTCAATCAGATTCAAGGGGTCGTTGCCCATGAATTAGGTCATGTTACGGCAGGACATGTCGTCAACAGCACCGGAATAAGTGAAGCAAGTAAAATCGGGCTGGCTGCTATGATTTTACAAGTCGTTTTAGTCCCCTTATCCGCGCTTGTCCCCGTAGCAGGCCCTCTCGGCATGATGCTGGGTGGCATTGGCAGCCAAGTAGCCGTTCAACATTATCTAGCCTATACGCGCACACAAGAAGCTAGTGCAGACGCTGCAGCCGTCAAATTCCTTAGGAAATCCGATATTTCTGGGCGGGGTATTCTTGAATTTTTTAATAAAATTCGCCGCGAAGAACATCGTTTAATGTCGTCAGATTCCGATGGTAGTTTCGCCAGTGATCATCCGATGACAGCAGATCGTGAAATGATGCTAAAAGGTGATCTTGAAAATTTACCGGCTTGGAACAGACCTATTGATCCTGATTTGCAGCAACAGTTTCTACGGGTCAGGGCAAAATTGATCGGTTATATTTCCGATCCACATCAAGTATTAAAAGATTACCCCGATGATCCCCATAATATACCAGATCTCTATGCACGAGCTTATGCATGGCATCGTCTTTCTTATTTTGATAAGTCTATGGACGAAGTTCAAAAGCTGCTGACTTTAAAACCCAAGGACCCCTATTTTCTTGAAATAAAAGGACAGATTCTTCTGGAATCGGGCCACCCCGATGAGGCATTGGCTCCCTTAAGAGAAGCCACGGCATTATCTCAATCACCTTTGATCGCGGCCTCCTTTGGTCATGCTTTAATGGCAACAGAAAATCCGGCACATTATGCAGAAGCCAAACATGTTCTAACCGTAGCGGTAGATCATGAAGAGGATAATCCCCTAGCATGGTTTGTTCTGGGAACCATTTATGATCGGGAAGGGGATGTAGCGCATGCAAATTTAGCCACAGCTGAACGTTACAGTCTCAGTGGTCAAACCACCTTAGCGATGGACGCTGCAGATATGGCGTTAAAAGGTCTTGATCCCAATACTGCCGATTGGCGGCGTGCGAATGATATTGCCATAACCGCACGTCACGCTTTGGAAAGAAAGAAAAAATGA
- a CDS encoding MurR/RpiR family transcriptional regulator, producing MKAHKVKKDTSNLAILIHQASENFTQAERRIAQILFASDLMAGLETVAKLGAKAKVSGPTVLRFVSKLGFTSFPEFQACLRAELYQKLIYTTPHDSDHIADQISDNQAMSSVLKEADAFFENCMHRTLQRVNACELEEVTELLADVSRNLYVVGGYFTSPIAELFWYHLHKLRPRTHLIQTNAFKPHEQLSDTGRRDILLLFDICHYQEEIAILAEQAHQKRSTVILITGPKLSPVSRLAHHVLTCDFALFASHESLVPCLVMVELLAVSLEKKLGPEVILRQQDMQKEEQRSKAKHFFPRPA from the coding sequence ATGAAAGCACATAAAGTAAAAAAAGATACATCCAATCTAGCTATTCTAATTCATCAGGCGTCAGAAAACTTTACGCAGGCTGAAAGAAGGATTGCGCAGATATTATTTGCCAGTGACTTGATGGCCGGATTGGAGACAGTCGCAAAACTAGGCGCTAAGGCTAAAGTCAGTGGCCCTACGGTTTTGCGCTTCGTCTCCAAATTAGGCTTCACTAGTTTCCCTGAATTTCAGGCCTGTTTGCGTGCCGAGCTGTATCAAAAGCTTATTTATACCACGCCCCATGATTCAGATCATATCGCCGATCAGATCAGCGACAATCAGGCCATGTCTTCGGTTTTGAAAGAAGCAGATGCTTTTTTTGAAAATTGCATGCACCGCACGTTACAGCGCGTCAACGCCTGTGAACTGGAAGAGGTCACCGAGCTTTTAGCGGATGTTTCTCGTAATTTATATGTTGTCGGTGGCTATTTTACGAGCCCGATTGCAGAATTATTCTGGTATCATCTCCATAAATTACGGCCACGAACGCATTTAATCCAAACAAATGCCTTTAAACCGCATGAACAGCTTTCTGATACTGGAAGACGTGATATTTTACTTCTATTTGACATCTGTCACTATCAGGAAGAAATTGCGATCTTAGCAGAGCAGGCGCATCAGAAGCGCTCCACTGTTATTCTGATTACAGGTCCTAAACTATCGCCTGTTTCCCGTCTGGCACATCACGTGTTGACCTGTGATTTTGCTCTTTTTGCGTCTCATGAGTCCCTCGTGCCCTGTCTGGTCATGGTAGAATTGCTGGCGGTCTCACTGGAAAAAAAATTGGGACCAGAAGTTATTTTGCGACAACAGGATATGCAAAAAGAAGAACAGCGTTCAAAGGCAAAACATTTTTTTCCCCGTCCTGCTTAA
- a CDS encoding Rne/Rng family ribonuclease encodes MTLTKMLIDARHREETRVAVIKGNRIEEFDFESAGRRQLKGNIYLAKVTRVEPSLQAAFVDYGGNRQGFLAFSEIHPDYYQIPREDREALLREEEEYSARQNRQQETEDDEDTYESADSEPSRNDTSEDSFENLRNRRRHFGRHHYRIQDVIRRRQVLLVQVVKEERGNKGAALTTYLSLAGRYCVLMPNTSNGGGISRKISNLTDRKRLKAIMAELNLPSSMGCIVRTAGLQRTKSEIKRDFDYLARLWDEIREKTLYSQAPALIYGDSDLIKRAIRDIYSREVDEILVEGSEGYQAARNFMRLLMPSHVRKVRPYADPAPLFQRFGVEQQLNAMYQPIVQLKSGGYLVINPTEALVSIDINSGRSTREHNIEQTATATNLEAATEIARQLRLRDMAGLIVIDFIDMESSANVRRVEKAMKDALKHDRARIQIGHISSFGLFEMSRQRLRTGMLEASTIPCPHCQGSGLMLTTPSSGLMALRMIEDEASRGNGSQIHVMMSLDSAIYVLNRKRKELGTIETLYGVTVLIDGDPLRGNNQISVESAGPPPSHGLMLPPPLPTLSSDDSDEYEEEIEEEIEEIEEIEAEEIIEAPFRKNHRQNMARREYARSEPPFKAENIEEEPEEFTSSVPETEEETGYDDDSEHNRRNRRSRRGRRGGRRRNGEAIEKTAEFISETTEAEPIDLAPDYDLPKENHQPNLEPEVEVPTQQTSDVLEEEATEAPVARSKTRRRPRARPVKAEKAEEETTGASEMDEKGTSEARIATPKATDDKTSTAESKTEEEDKAEEVKPKRVRKRTTTSRRKKAEPKKVDVSVEEKEEVKSDATEKASEKTTSPEVEKPIETVKKEKPAEEVSKEATPSEEPKTASDKKAEETTPTSSDEGEKPAPRRGWWQRTFGE; translated from the coding sequence ATGACTCTCACAAAAATGTTGATCGACGCCCGCCACCGGGAAGAAACTCGGGTCGCCGTCATCAAAGGTAACCGCATTGAAGAATTTGATTTTGAATCAGCAGGCCGCCGTCAATTAAAAGGCAATATCTATTTAGCCAAGGTGACGCGCGTCGAACCATCGCTTCAGGCTGCTTTTGTCGATTATGGCGGAAATCGTCAGGGTTTTCTGGCCTTTTCAGAAATTCACCCTGACTATTATCAAATCCCCCGTGAAGATCGGGAAGCCCTTTTACGGGAAGAAGAAGAATATTCGGCGCGTCAAAATCGTCAGCAAGAAACGGAAGACGATGAAGATACCTATGAATCTGCGGATTCTGAGCCAAGTAGAAATGATACCAGCGAGGATAGTTTCGAAAATTTAAGAAATCGCCGCCGTCATTTTGGGCGTCATCATTACCGGATTCAAGATGTTATCCGTCGCCGTCAAGTGTTGCTGGTACAAGTTGTTAAGGAAGAACGCGGCAATAAAGGCGCTGCGCTTACTACCTATCTGTCTTTAGCAGGGCGCTACTGTGTACTTATGCCCAATACCAGCAATGGTGGGGGTATTTCGCGTAAAATTTCCAACTTAACTGATCGCAAAAGATTAAAAGCGATTATGGCAGAATTAAATCTGCCAAGTTCGATGGGCTGTATCGTCCGTACCGCAGGTTTACAGCGGACTAAGAGCGAAATTAAGCGCGACTTTGATTATCTTGCCCGATTATGGGATGAAATTCGTGAAAAGACGCTTTATTCTCAAGCCCCTGCCTTAATCTATGGGGACAGTGATCTGATCAAACGGGCTATTCGCGACATCTACAGTCGGGAAGTCGATGAGATTCTGGTGGAAGGGAGTGAAGGTTATCAGGCCGCGCGTAACTTCATGCGGTTATTGATGCCAAGCCACGTCCGAAAAGTACGCCCTTATGCGGACCCTGCCCCCTTATTTCAGCGTTTTGGCGTTGAGCAACAGCTTAATGCTATGTATCAGCCTATCGTTCAATTAAAGTCCGGCGGCTATCTTGTCATTAATCCAACCGAAGCGTTGGTATCAATCGATATTAACTCTGGCCGATCAACCCGCGAACATAATATCGAACAGACGGCAACGGCAACCAATCTTGAAGCGGCCACCGAAATTGCCCGTCAGCTACGGCTGCGGGATATGGCGGGCCTGATCGTTATTGATTTCATCGATATGGAATCAAGTGCGAATGTCCGACGGGTCGAAAAGGCGATGAAAGATGCCTTAAAGCATGACCGTGCTCGGATTCAGATTGGCCATATTTCTAGTTTTGGTCTGTTTGAAATGAGCCGACAGCGTCTAAGAACCGGTATGCTGGAAGCATCGACAATCCCCTGCCCCCATTGTCAGGGTTCGGGCTTAATGCTGACGACACCTTCTTCGGGCTTGATGGCGCTTCGCATGATTGAAGATGAAGCTTCTCGTGGTAACGGGAGCCAAATTCATGTCATGATGTCCCTTGATTCGGCTATCTATGTCTTGAATCGTAAACGTAAAGAGCTGGGTACCATTGAAACCCTCTATGGTGTTACGGTTTTGATTGATGGTGATCCTTTACGCGGTAATAATCAGATTTCAGTAGAATCTGCCGGCCCCCCTCCCAGCCATGGCTTAATGTTACCACCACCGCTTCCAACGCTTTCTTCTGATGATAGCGATGAATATGAGGAGGAAATCGAGGAAGAAATCGAAGAGATTGAAGAGATCGAGGCCGAAGAAATTATAGAGGCACCGTTCAGAAAAAATCATCGTCAAAATATGGCGCGTCGTGAATATGCACGCTCTGAACCCCCGTTCAAAGCTGAAAATATTGAAGAAGAGCCTGAAGAATTTACGTCTTCTGTTCCCGAAACAGAGGAAGAAACAGGCTATGATGACGATAGTGAGCATAATCGGCGGAATCGACGTAGTCGGCGGGGTCGGCGCGGTGGCCGGCGTCGTAATGGTGAAGCTATAGAAAAAACGGCAGAATTCATTTCTGAAACTACTGAAGCCGAGCCGATTGATCTTGCACCAGACTATGATTTACCAAAAGAAAATCATCAGCCTAATCTTGAACCAGAAGTTGAGGTGCCTACTCAGCAGACTTCAGATGTCTTAGAGGAAGAGGCTACCGAAGCCCCCGTAGCGCGCAGCAAAACAAGGCGTCGTCCAAGAGCACGTCCGGTAAAGGCCGAGAAAGCCGAGGAAGAAACCACGGGTGCTTCTGAAATGGATGAAAAGGGTACATCAGAAGCTAGAATCGCTACGCCAAAAGCTACCGATGACAAAACCTCAACAGCGGAAAGCAAAACTGAAGAGGAAGATAAAGCCGAAGAGGTAAAGCCCAAGCGCGTAAGAAAACGCACGACAACGTCACGTCGTAAAAAGGCTGAACCGAAAAAGGTTGATGTCTCCGTTGAGGAAAAAGAAGAGGTTAAGTCTGATGCTACCGAAAAAGCATCAGAAAAAACGACCTCTCCTGAGGTAGAAAAACCGATAGAAACGGTAAAAAAAGAAAAACCGGCCGAGGAAGTTTCAAAAGAGGCGACCCCATCGGAAGAGCCTAAAACAGCATCCGATAAAAAAGCCGAAGAGACTACACCAACATCTTCAGATGAAGGTGAAAAGCCTGCTCCTCGTCGTGGCTGGTGGCAACGTACGTTTGGAGAATAA
- a CDS encoding DsbA family protein, which translates to MTDLPAPPKAQASLEPHNDDKTINALKDSPKNRWGSILAGAVGGAAVVIALSTVSAFTGKIPLFNSDNNIRHYILEHPEIIPQAMEALQQKEINKLVTENKTALETPFGSAWLGAEKGDVTIVEFSDYGCGYCRKAVSDLNKLLAEDKNVRLVIRQLPILGPDSEMAARTALAIAQTGSHFGAFHNKLYSNGPLSREAVMEAVHALGLNATEIEKESNNASITQEITHNIMLAREFGLSGTPAFIIGNKVFSGVIDYDSLKEAVNKARTLSKN; encoded by the coding sequence ATGACAGATTTACCAGCCCCCCCTAAGGCTCAAGCCTCCTTAGAGCCCCATAATGATGATAAAACTATAAATGCGCTCAAGGATTCCCCCAAAAACAGATGGGGCTCGATATTAGCAGGCGCTGTGGGTGGGGCTGCGGTTGTTATTGCCCTTTCTACAGTCAGCGCCTTCACTGGCAAAATACCCTTGTTTAATTCAGATAATAACATTCGCCATTATATTCTTGAACATCCTGAGATCATTCCTCAGGCAATGGAGGCGCTACAGCAAAAGGAAATAAACAAACTTGTTACAGAGAATAAAACGGCGCTTGAAACGCCCTTTGGAAGCGCATGGCTAGGCGCTGAAAAAGGAGATGTCACTATTGTCGAATTTTCTGATTATGGCTGTGGATATTGTCGAAAAGCGGTCAGTGACTTAAACAAATTATTGGCTGAAGATAAAAACGTTCGTTTAGTAATCCGACAATTACCCATTCTTGGCCCCGATAGCGAAATGGCCGCAAGAACGGCCCTTGCAATAGCACAAACAGGTTCACATTTCGGCGCTTTTCATAATAAACTTTATAGTAATGGACCGCTTTCGCGTGAAGCTGTCATGGAGGCTGTGCACGCGCTTGGACTAAATGCTACAGAAATAGAAAAAGAAAGTAATAATGCCTCCATTACACAAGAGATTACTCATAATATAATGTTAGCGCGGGAATTTGGGCTGTCCGGCACACCCGCTTTCATTATTGGAAATAAGGTTTTTTCGGGTGTAATCGACTATGATAGTTTAAAAGAGGCTGTAAATAAGGCAAGAACACTCTCTAAAAATTAA